A genomic stretch from Candidatus Coatesbacteria bacterium includes:
- a CDS encoding DUF1565 domain-containing protein — MKRMLIILYLVCLVLGAAATDWYVDPQAPPGGDGTPGNPFRYIDEALAVAGPSDTINCADGNYPSLTLNDTESVLIQAMGGNAVIDSWVYMNAPGGDVTLSGFTIQYGGVIIEDTACAAGGYVLDNCEVYQGYGIEINEAVNSVPTIQDCQITYDDTGIICNGSAAVINNCVISYNTNAGLHHHDTSFPDTSSVADCDIHDNGTGGVIVEGACAPSYSDNDIHDNTGNGIRLRDTAELTIEGDTLSDNENGLLLEDDSSATVVELVADENQENGLLVKDNAAVHSVSASAFRNNDANGLWFNSTTSTDLIVDSVDCTGNAANGLLFGAQPTGGPAGNPALHSGDAAPRAITVEPRPAAQSVQISACNLSGNTATGLLINAAGDYTIENCDLTGNDIGAYVGAGCEPDFGGGDQSSSGGNDFADADSFDFVNMSSADVYAKNCDWSASAEGEMDGEYPDTVDIEEIEDYWEDDARGYVM, encoded by the coding sequence ATGAAACGTATGCTGATTATCTTATATTTAGTTTGTTTGGTGTTGGGGGCTGCGGCGACCGACTGGTACGTGGACCCCCAGGCTCCACCGGGTGGCGACGGTACCCCCGGTAATCCTTTCCGCTACATCGACGAAGCTCTGGCAGTCGCGGGACCCAGTGACACTATCAACTGCGCAGATGGAAATTATCCTTCACTGACGCTCAACGATACAGAATCCGTTCTCATTCAGGCAATGGGCGGTAACGCAGTTATTGACAGTTGGGTTTACATGAACGCGCCCGGAGGGGATGTCACGCTCAGCGGATTTACCATCCAATACGGCGGGGTCATTATCGAAGACACCGCTTGCGCCGCCGGGGGTTACGTCCTGGATAATTGCGAGGTTTACCAGGGCTACGGTATCGAGATAAACGAAGCCGTCAATTCCGTTCCAACCATCCAGGATTGCCAAATCACGTACGACGATACCGGCATCATCTGCAACGGCAGCGCCGCGGTGATCAACAACTGCGTGATCAGCTACAACACCAATGCGGGCCTCCATCATCACGACACCAGTTTTCCCGACACCTCCAGTGTCGCCGACTGCGACATCCATGATAACGGAACCGGCGGTGTCATCGTCGAGGGGGCCTGTGCTCCCAGCTACAGCGACAACGACATCCACGACAATACCGGTAACGGGATTCGCTTGCGTGATACGGCCGAGCTGACGATCGAAGGCGATACCCTGAGCGACAATGAAAACGGGCTCCTGCTGGAGGATGACAGCTCAGCGACCGTCGTGGAGCTGGTCGCTGACGAAAACCAGGAAAACGGTTTGTTGGTCAAGGATAACGCCGCGGTTCATTCCGTCAGCGCGTCGGCCTTCAGGAACAACGACGCTAACGGTCTATGGTTCAACAGCACGACCAGCACTGACCTTATTGTAGATAGCGTCGACTGCACCGGCAACGCGGCGAACGGTCTTCTGTTCGGCGCCCAGCCGACCGGCGGCCCCGCGGGAAACCCGGCGCTGCACAGCGGCGACGCCGCCCCGCGAGCAATCACCGTCGAACCCCGTCCGGCGGCGCAGAGCGTCCAGATCAGCGCCTGCAACCTCAGCGGCAATACCGCCACGGGCCTGCTCATCAACGCCGCCGGCGATTACACGATCGAGAACTGCGATCTGACCGGCAACGACATCGGCGCCTACGTGGGTGCGGGATGCGAGCCCGACTTCGGCGGCGGCGATCAATCCTCCAGCGGGGGCAACGATTTCGCCGATGCTGACAGCTTCGACTTCGTCAACATGTCCAGTGCGGACGTTTACGCCAAGAACTGCGACTGGAGCGCGAGCGCCGAGGGCGAGATGGACGGTGAGTATCCGGACACCGTCGATATCGAGGAGATCGAGGACTACTGGGAGGACGACGCCCGAGGGTACGTGATGTGA
- a CDS encoding NAD-dependent epimerase/dehydratase family protein codes for MRVLVVGGTIFVGRAVVEELLAQGHEVTVFHRGKHEQPFGDRVQELLGDRRAYDGLGGIFAGRTFDACIDTCGYVPEEVKALLDALEGVTERYLFCSTCSVYDYDRLSEMPLNEEAPLVEEPPESDKPGADYGYQKVRCEREALGRERFETTIIRPSYILGPHEPYYREPYFFERAEAGRPVYLPQGGCNVFNFGDVRDLARVFVRAIDEVMTCGRAYHVSGPAVTLRHLTETALRAAGVAQPEIIGYDTGLLREVTKDGWSGEQRPQPFPFTWTASLVLDMSRAMANLEWRPAPSLAQTLEDAYGWWLEAGRPNARADWRLDEGLAELLAAGDGA; via the coding sequence ATGCGCGTATTGGTGGTAGGCGGAACGATCTTCGTCGGTCGTGCGGTGGTGGAGGAGCTGCTCGCCCAGGGTCACGAGGTGACGGTGTTCCACCGCGGCAAACACGAACAACCCTTCGGCGACCGAGTACAGGAGCTGTTGGGCGATCGGCGGGCCTACGACGGTCTCGGCGGCATCTTCGCCGGCCGGACCTTCGACGCCTGCATCGATACCTGCGGCTACGTGCCCGAGGAGGTCAAGGCGCTGCTGGACGCCCTCGAGGGTGTCACGGAGCGTTACCTGTTCTGCAGCACCTGTTCGGTCTACGACTACGACCGTCTGAGCGAGATGCCCCTCAACGAGGAGGCGCCGCTGGTCGAGGAGCCGCCGGAGTCGGACAAGCCCGGCGCCGACTACGGCTACCAGAAGGTGCGTTGCGAGCGCGAGGCCCTCGGCCGGGAGCGCTTCGAGACTACGATCATCCGGCCCTCCTACATCCTGGGACCCCACGAGCCCTACTACCGGGAGCCCTACTTCTTCGAGCGCGCCGAGGCCGGCCGGCCGGTCTACCTGCCCCAGGGCGGCTGCAACGTCTTCAACTTCGGCGATGTGCGCGATCTGGCCAGGGTTTTCGTCCGGGCGATCGACGAGGTGATGACCTGCGGCCGGGCCTACCACGTCTCCGGTCCGGCGGTGACCCTGCGGCACTTGACGGAAACGGCGCTGCGCGCCGCCGGCGTAGCGCAGCCGGAGATCATCGGCTACGATACCGGTCTGCTGCGCGAGGTAACCAAGGACGGTTGGTCCGGCGAACAACGGCCGCAGCCGTTTCCCTTCACCTGGACGGCCAGCCTGGTGCTGGATATGAGTCGGGCGATGGCCAACCTGGAATGGCGGCCGGCGCCGAGCCTGGCGCAAACCCTCGAGGATGCCTACGGTTGGTGGTTGGAGGCCGGACGGCCCAACGCCCGGGCCGACTGGCGTCTGGACGAGGGGCTGGCCGAGCTGCTCGCCGCCGGGGATGGGGCCTGA